TACTGAGAGGTCTAGGTTGAAGAACCCGTTCTACCATCTCTTGAATCTCCTTGGCTCCCTCTGGTGATGTGTTACCGTGAATAAGCGTTTCAATGAATAGTCTAGATAGCACTTCTTTGCCAAACGCTTCTACGTCGGCGGAAGTGACGACTTTGATGATGCGGACCGTCAGCCACTGTGTGGACGCTCAAACCGACTTAACTCGTCTAGCTGATCTGACTCACATTCAAGCTCTTTCAATCTCTCTTCCTGCGTCCAGGCGGTTTCCCTGCTTACATACGCGTCCCAAAACAAAGCAATACCGTATGGATCAGCCAAGGCGAAGTTTTTCCAGTCTAAGCGGGTCTATAAATCAGGTCACGCATTAGCGCACAGATTCCCAATATTTACTGATGGTGTTGAGGCTTAGAAGCGTGTATAATTGAACGTACAGCTTCGACAACCTCCTTGAATCTACCTTCATCCACTTTGTACTCCTtaagcttcttcaacataGTCTCAGTCAATACAGCCAATTTGTCAGAAAACCCTCCAGCCGAAATTCCGATCCATGAGTGCTCATTCCACAAGCTGAATGATAGTTCTGCTAAATCGGCATCGTACACATCTTCCGTGATCGAGTCTGCGAAAAGGTCGCAGAATAGTCGAGAAAGTACTGCATTCCGTGGAGTTGTTTGCAGGATAGGTCTACAACAAATATTACTCGGTCGTTAGCTTGATCTTCCCAGACGAACTCCTACCCCTCCGCATGGACTTACGAATGAAGCAGTATATCAAGGTTAGCACGAGGTTGCCAGAATCTGTCATCTCGTTTATACCATAATCGAGAACCCGGTGTATCTTTCAGTAATACTGGTCGTTTTGCAGGCTAGCAATGGCGTCAGCTAGGTCTCGAGCCGAATAGCGGTATGGATAAGCTCACTTCAGTCACGTCGAATTTCTCCACATCCAGTTTCTCAGGTATGAAAAGGTTCGGTCCAGGCAGATACAGATCGGAGATAATTTGACCAGCCATTGCCTTTAGGGCACATCAGCTACTGCGCAGAACTGCAGAACTGCAAGACACACCTCTTTCAAGAACTCCTCATCGAATTTGACCCTCTTGTATTCCGTTCCATAAATAGCTTCTTTCTTATCGAAATCTCCATGCTCTGAAACAACATCTCCTGGAATTTCTTTACAAGTAATGCCAATTGTGCTTCTTCTGGGAtcaagaagttgaagtgCAGCctctaattcatcttgtctATACTCTTCCACTAGCCATTTTGACGAAATTACCTTCTCACGTGGAACAGGAGATTGCATAAATCCAGATAAACTTGCACAATAAGAAGAcgttcttcctctttctgcgaatttgaaagatataTCCGCTATAGCTTTGATCTCGTTGAATGCTTCCTTCGATGGTGGTTTGGATCGTAAAAGTGAAATGTATTTGTATATTGTCAATGCTACGTCTTTATGGTGTGCTGGAAATATAAATAGTCATTAGCCAATCTAGATCGCTTCCTTGTACGCAACGGATCTCACCTAATCCCTCTGGAGTCAGGTCTACTGTGATTTTGAACAAAGAGAACCCAGCAGCGTCGTGATGATTTCCGGCTCTAAGGGAGTTTACCCATCCttgcttcttcaggtaGGATAATATGGAACCTCGTCCCTCATGTCCGAGGAAATGCGCAAGGAAATGGGAAGGCTAGATGAGGATTATAGTATCAGCTAAGCTATACAAAGTTCAAGCGCCAGCTGACTTACTCTGGTTTTGTAAAGGTGATCAAGATCTGGGAAAGGGAAAGTGATTTCCAAACCCCTCATATCCCGTACAGGCTTTGCGAACGTGAATTCCTAGCGAACAAGCATAACAATCAGTAATGTCCCCTGAACACTACGTGCAAGGGGAGTAACTCACGGCAAGCTGTTCCTCTCCATACGGACTATCTTCAAAAGTCAATCTGACACCGTCCGGCCCAGTAGGTGGTTTACCCTCTGTTCTTATAGGAACTTTCTCAAATCTGTCTTTGACCCATTTCTCCAATGTCTCAATAGGTTCTTTCCCGACCACAGCCAATTTCATCCGCCTTGCACAATATTCCTTCTCCCACCACTCTATCAATTGTCTCCTTGGATCTCGTCCTGCATCTTTAGGTTTTGACCATAAGGATTCGTAATTACCCGTACCGAACTTTCCATACGGATGTCCTGGTTTCGAGAGTGATTTCTCTAGTTGGAAGAATCGCTATCAAAGACGGCGTCAGATCTTCTCACTTATAAACGAATGAGAATTTGGGATGGCTCACCCATACATCGTTCTGTAAGTTCTTCTTATGCTCAGAGTCGACAGCCTTGATCTCTCGTTCTGTGCAATCCTGAAATTGTGTCCAACATCAGCTTTTTGCTCGGTCGAGCTATGCTTTGTTTCGACTGAGCTCACCTCGTTGAACAAAGGCTCAATGAAGAATCCAGAAAACATATCTAAAGCACCTTCAAGCGCATCGGGTGCTACATCGAAGAAATAATTCGTAGAAGTCATAGCTGTCCAAGCATTCGAATGTCCATTATGAGCAGTGAGGTACTGTTGATAAGCATTCTCAGATGGGAACTATCACAAAGGTATTTATCGTCAGCTCAGTAATCTTCatagagaagaaaagagcTTACAGCTTTTGTACCcatgaaaagaagatgttcacttttcaaatcaaacaaatcaGAATTCACACCCTTCAAAATCTTTGGATTTGGTTAAAAGGGAGAAGAAAACATACCAGAAATGAGCACATCCAGGTAGATCTTGAGGATCACTCAGATGCCCAACTCCAACATCCATTGATGCAGCAGCTTTATCAGCCTTTTCATCTGATACAACTATAACTTCTAAACCATTTTGTAATGTAAAGTATTTATGAGGTCGATCTTCCGTGGGAGGGAGAATCAAGTTAACAGGTCCAGTAGCTTTTGGAATAGGTGGACAAGGTGTATAAGGCGAGGACATTATAGGCGATTGAGGGAGATTCGTTTTCGGTCTGAGAGttggatgatgaggaattGGAAGGGAAATAAAGAATATCAGTATGCTTTTCAAAGACATGGCGAAGTCATTGTATTCGTGATCTCGAAACCCGGTCTGGAAATTTTGTGGGTGATACACCACAAGGATAAGGAATGCCCACTCGTTTTCGCCCGAAAGGACGTTGAAAAGCCGCTCAAGATACACACATGATGAAAGGACAGATTATTTCAAAACTCACTCAACAGAAGCTACAGTAGCGTAATTCCTcttatttaaattatatctTTCGACTCCCGTATCAAGCGTAGAAAGCTTTTTAACACTCTCCAAGTTCAAGCTCGTTCGGTATGTTGATGAAAGCCTAATCTGATTTTGTCTCGTTGATTGAGGACCGCAAAGTTGTGTGGGTTTAACGGTTATTAATCGTTTACCATCAATCGATGTGGAGGTTGAAaacgatgatgaaaatgatgatgacttGATTCGAGGTATTGTTGATCTCGCACCTCTACTTAATCTAAAGAGAGATGACATATGTGTGAGATACAAAACAATCTATTATTTTATTTCAAGCCTATTCTGTTATTGTCGGGATATACTATAGTGTATCGTATTCACCTGTTTGAACAAAAAGAGGATCGAGTGATTGAATGAATCGATGAGTTTCCGCGGGATGTCACACTTAAGGCGGCGATTAGCGTAACTTGGTACAACCTCCCGGCCGGATTGTCTGGTTTAGCTGAAACGCTATCATCAGTCTGCATGCTTCTGACCTTCAGTTGGATTGAGGATGTCGATCGTGTGAGCATGCTCTTGTCCTCAAAGCGCTACATTTGGTCTGCGAATAATTAATCGTATCATTACAGTAATCGTCTGATCTGATTCGGTCTCCTTCCTAATTGATGCCACGATGTAGAAGGCTTGCAATgtgattgatttctttgatGGGCAACAATAATCGAATGAACATATAATGCAGCAATAGAGTGGAGGAAACACAAAGAGCTGAGCAAACACTCTGAAGAAGTATGTTATATGTGAATGCATCGCTAATCAAAGATTAAGCGGAATGTataaaaagtaaaatagCGAAAAcgaaaaaggtatataaaAGTATAAATTCCTTTGTAATTGACAAGTTGCTTAAGCACCGAAACCGTAAAGGGTTCTACCTTGTCTCTTAAGAGCGTAGACTACATCGAGGGAAGTAACAGTCTTTCTCTTGGCGTGTTCAGTGTAAGTGACGGAATCTCGAATAACGTTTTCAAGGAAGATCTTAAGAACACCTCGGGTTtctattgaaaatcaatccATTCGTTAGTATCGCCActctttcttgatattcaatCTGATCATAAATGTTTTAACTCACCCTCGTAGATAAGACCTGAGATTCGCTTAACACCACCTCTTCGTGCGAGACGTCTGATAGCGGGTTTGGTAATACCTCtacaataaatcaaatcaagttAGTATTGCTCAATAATCAAAGTTATTAACATAGATGTTTGACTCACTGGATGTTGTCTCTCAAAACTTTTCTGTGTCTCTTGgcaccacctttacctaaacctttaccaccttttcCTCGACCGGACATTGTATGAAGAATTTGTTATTTGGTTGGAAGTAAGAAAAAAGAGTAATAGTTGATTGACTTGTTAGTCGATTGTTGTGTGTGTTTGAATGGATGAAGGGAAAGTAAAAGATAATCGTTAATATGATGGGGGTTTATGTATCTTTTTTGAGGTTATGTAGATCACGTATTGACAAAGGCGTCATGGGAATAAACAAATACAATCAACCGGTGTTTCGGCGATATATCGAGTCTCATAAGCACAAATCACGTGATTTAGCTTTGTTATCACTCATATCACCGGGATTATGGTGATGAGATAAACATCAATAGCATTTGTATTGTGAATCACCCTACCTTATTGCATGCAACCTCAAATGGGCATGTAAGGGTGTATGGCGTCATAGATGGTTCTTTGAGATGTATACCatgaagaaaaattgaatgagCAGAGCAATGAATGAAGGAGAAACACGTGTGGTGTGTCTTTAACCTAATCGTTGCGAAATAAGTCGAACGCGTTAACTGGCTGGCATAACAGGCTGctatgatgatattgatgcAAAGCAGCATGATCATTGACTTGAAGTAATTGATCTAGTAGTCGACTCTCTATATGTACATGTGAGCAGAATGACACGCCAACTCAGAACGATCTTGACATTTAGCATGACAGCGAATTTGCCCAATATGATAGTGAACAAAGCGTTTCCTAATTCCCGGCTAAATCAACGAAGAAAGTCAAATGCAcgatcttctttcttctttctaaTTTATTACATCGTATGTATCATGATGAGAAGTTGAGATTTACATTCATCATACATTGATAATGTTGTTCATATTCAATgtcttcgtcatcttcaaaaCTCTCACAACCACATCATTCACTTGATACTCCCACTACACGTAATGCAATTACACCTTCATATCAAATACCTGGATTAACAAGAAgtaaatcaacaattcatcttccattATATCGTAGAATTTTATTTCCTCATGATGATCCATCTTCTATAATTCCTCAAATAGTACGTGGACAAGGAAAAGATGTAgatttaataaatgaaCGGTATGTTCACCTAGCTATTTTTCATACTAATATACGATGATAGTAAATCatatatctatatatattgaCTTACtaattattttttgatAGATTATATCACTTGATTGCATTAACACTTCGTGCATATGTTCAATCATggtataatcaattttcatcaaatcgtACATTATCTcctttaattaataaattaataattcaacCAATTTTATCACCAATTTTAACTGATATTTATCTTAATCCAGataaaatttattattttattttaattgatttaccaattattttaaatttacatttaaaaataataaatgaatcaaaattatctttaatttatttaccaatatcaacatcaacaaaaaaagaaaataaaaatgatttagcaaaaagatataataatagattacctttattatctattatagaaaaagaaaaagaagaagaagaaggtgaatatgaatatgaaatttcagatttatatttaaaagcaatttcatcttcaattttaaatttttatataccttcaaattcaaaaaataaagaaaatcaaaatgaagatgatattaaaGGAATAACTGAATTAGAAAGAATTATGATTAAAgaaatattttcaaatttaattttaagatcaattataaataaatcGACTGAAAATTGGTTTTGgtatcaaattattttaaaattattaggTGAACCTGATTctaatttagatttaatatcaagaggaaaagaattatcaaataaaagtataattcaattaataatataTTGGTTTAATAATATTATAAAAACATTTTATATATTCTGGAATggaatttttaatttaataaaaatatattcaaattc
The window above is part of the Kwoniella pini CBS 10737 chromosome 11, complete sequence genome. Proteins encoded here:
- a CDS encoding histone H4 — encoded protein: MSGRGKGGKGLGKGGAKRHRKVLRDNIQGITKPAIRRLARRGGVKRISGLIYEETRGVLKIFLENVIRDSVTYTEHAKRKTVTSLDVVYALKRQGRTLYGFGA